A single Gasterosteus aculeatus chromosome 2, fGasAcu3.hap1.1, whole genome shotgun sequence DNA region contains:
- the atf7a gene encoding cyclic AMP-dependent transcription factor ATF-7a isoform X3, whose protein sequence is MSGRNQTALRYRPPDLHRERTGAFSLQTRRMPLPLVKGIERRDTTLHCKLFARMGDDRPFVCSAPGCGQRFTNEDHLAVHKHKHEMTLKFGPARTDSVIIADQTPTPTRFLKNCEEVGLFNELDNSFDQDDEDKRAKNALPAPSSGAVDMSMQTASDVKVKEEEPVEVDSSPPSSPDSYSGDSENYYEPLVRGKDTPPRISGPTPTIVRPGSLPLHLGFDALQPTMPSPTSVITQAPPSNRNLGSPTSHYPMMMLPSGQAVPVLPGPIQIPSVINLARTMSMVPNIPGIPGPPLGGSSSGSNSPSGYSIHSEAKMRLKAALSQQSPSGYSMGMMAMGGSPMVPQRAEQSQLLVQHPDAPSPAQPQVSPAQPTGGRRRRTAEDDPDERRQRFLERNRAAASRCRQKRKQWVSSLERKAEELCTLNVSLSNEVSLLRNEVAHLKQLLLAHKDCPVTTLQKRTAYLAVEESMKDNSEPTGSPAPVIQHSSLAHSPSAGHNGLSSRAAAEAMAMSVLAGMGQQQRADSGPSHIIMAAQSQSAAR, encoded by the exons ATGTCTGGAAGAAATCAGACAGCTCTTCGTTATCGGCCACCTGATCTGCACAGAGAGCGAACGGGGGCCTTTTCCCTGCAGACCCGACGCATGCCCCTTCCCTTGGTGAAAGGCATCGAACGGAGAGACACAACG TTACACTGCAAGCTCTTTGCAAGAATGGGGGACGACCGACCTTTTGTGTGCAGCGCTCCCGGCTGTGGACAG AGGTTTACCAATGAGGACCACTTGgctgtacacaaacacaagcatgaGATGACACTGAAATTTGGACCGGCCAGGACCGACTCTGTTATTATTGCAG ACCAGACACCTACTCCCACCCGCTTCCTTAAGAACTGCGAGGAGGTCGGTCTGTTCAATGAGCTGGACAACTCCTTCGACCAAGACGACGAGGACAAGCGAGCAAAGAACGCC CTCCCTGCTCCCAGCTCCGGGGCCGTGGACATGAGCATGCAGACGGCATCGGACGTGAAGGTGAAAGAAGAGGAACCCGTAGAGGTGGACTCCTCGCCACCAAGCAGCCCCGACTCTTACTCCGGAGATTCGGAGAACTACTACGAGCCTCTGGTCCGAGGGAAG GACACGCCGCCCAGAATTTCAGGCCCAACCCCGACTATCGTGCGTCCAGGTTCCCTGCCACTACACTTGGGCTTTGATGCGCTTCAGCCCACCATGCCGTCACCCACCTCTGTCATCACACAGGCACCACCTTCCAATCGAAATCTGGG TTCTCCAACCAGCCACTACCCCATGATGATGCTTCCGTCTGGTCAGGCAGTGCCTGTGCTACCTGGTCCAATACAGATACCCTCTGTCATTAAC CTGGCGAGAACCATGAGCATGGTACCCAACATTCCTGGAATCCCCGGTCCTCCTctgggaggcagcagcagcggctccaACTCCCCTTCTGGCTACAGCATCCACTCAGAGGCCAAGATG CGTTTGAAAGCTGCCCTGTCCCAGCAGAGCCCGTCAGGATACAGCATGGGGATGATGGCCATGGGCGGCAGCCCCATGGTACCTCAGAGGGCAGAGCAGAGCCAGCTGCTGGTCCAACATCCTGATGCTCCGTCACCGGCTCAACCTCAG GTATCTCCAGCACAGCCCACAggtgggcggcggcggcggactgCAGAAGATGACCCAGATGAACGGAGGCAGCGGTTCCTCGAGAGGAATCGGGCCGCCGCGTCGCGCTGCAGACAGAAACGCAAACAGTGGGTCAGCTCTCTGGAGAGGAAGGCCGAGGAGCTGTGCACGCTGAACGTCTCGCTGTCG AATGAAGTGTCTCTGTTGCGGAACGAGGTGGCTCATTTAAAGCAGCTGCTGCTAGCCCACAAGGACTGTCCTGTGACCACCCTGCAGAAGAGGACTGCCTACCTAG ctgtaGAAGAGAGCATGAAAGACAACTCAGAGCCCACCGGGTCCCCCGCCCCGGTGATCCAGCACAGCTCCTTGGCACACAGCCCCTCTGCAGGGCACAACGGCCTGAGCTCAAGGGCAGCAGCTGAGGCCATGGCTATGTCCGTGCTGGCAGGAATGGGCCAGCAGCAGAGGGCCGATAGCGGACCCTCTCACATTATCATGGCTGCACAGTCTCAATCTGCTGCCAGATGA
- the asb8 gene encoding ankyrin repeat and SOCS box protein 8, with product MSSTMWYIMQSIQSKYSLSERLIRTIAAIRSFPHDNVEDLIRKGADVNRMHGTLKPLHCACMVADADCVELLLEKGAEVNALDGYNRTALHYAAEKDESCVELLLEYGAHPNALDGNKDTPLHWAAFKDNPECVRALLESGACPNARDYNSDTPLSWAAMKGNLESVKVLLDYGAQVHVTNLKGQTPISRLVALLARGLGTEQEEECLDLLCRAAGRFEIRRADGTLPRELSKDPQLLARLTNMVAQAPTLRSLARCAVRQSLGVQFLPTAVKELPLPETIKDYLLLRD from the exons ATGAGCTCTACTATGTGGTACATCATGCAGAGCATTCAAAGTAAATACTCCTTGTCCGAGCGGCTCATCCGTACCATCGCAGCCATTCGCTCGTTCCCACACGACAATGTGGAGGACCTCATTCGTAAG GGAGCTGATGTGAACCGGATGCATGGCACGCTGAAGCCCCTCCACTGTGCCTGTATGGTGGCTGACGCTGACTGTgtagagctgctgctggagaaaggTGCCGAG GTAAATGCTCTGGATGGATATAACCGAACCGCGCTGCACTACGCGGCAGAGAAGGACGAGAGCTGCgtggagctgctgttggagtACGGAGCCCACCCGAACGCCCTAGACGGCAACAAGGACACGCCGCTTCACTGGGCCGCCTTTAAAGACAACCCGGAGTGTGTGAGGGCCCTGCTAGAGAGCGGGGCCTGTCCCAATGCGAGGGACTACAACAGTGACACGCCTTTGAGCTGGGCGGCAATGAAGGGCAACCTGGAGAGCGTCAAAGTGCTACTAGACTACGGAGCCCAGGTCCACGTGACCAACCTGAAGGGCCAGACCCCCATCTCTCGGCTGGTTGCCCTGTTGGCCCGGGGGCTGGGCACTGAACAAGAGGAGGAGTGCTTGGACCTGCTGTGCCGGGCGGCGGGGCGGTTTGAGATCCGACGGGCCGACGGCACCCTTCCCAGGGAGCTGAGTAAGGATCCCCAGCTGCTGGCGAGGCTGACCAACATGGTGGCTCAGGCTCCCACGCTTCGCTCCCTGGCACGCTGTGCTGTCCGCCAGAGTCTTGGGGTCCAGTTCCTTCCCACCGCCGTAAAGGAGCTTCCTTTACCAGAGACCATCAAAGACTATTTACTGCTGAGAGACTGA
- the atf7a gene encoding cyclic AMP-dependent transcription factor ATF-7a isoform X5, whose product MGDDRPFVCSAPGCGQRFTNEDHLAVHKHKHEMTLKFGPARTDSVIIADQTPTPTRFLKNCEEVGLFNELDNSFDQDDEDKRAKNALPAPSSGAVDMSMQTASDVKVKEEEPVEVDSSPPSSPDSYSGDSENYYEPLVRGKDTPPRISGPTPTIVRPGSLPLHLGFDALQPTMPSPTSVITQAPPSNRNLGSPTSHYPMMMLPSGQAVPVLPGPIQIPSVINLARTMSMVPNIPGIPGPPLGGSSSGSNSPSGYSIHSEAKMRLKAALSQQSPSGYSMGMMAMGGSPMVPQRAEQSQLLVQHPDAPSPAQPQVSPAQPTGGRRRRTAEDDPDERRQRFLERNRAAASRCRQKRKQWVSSLERKAEELCTLNVSLSNEVSLLRNEVAHLKQLLLAHKDCPVTTLQKRTAYLAVEESMKDNSEPTGSPAPVIQHSSLAHSPSAGHNGLSSRAAAEAMAMSVLAGMGQQQRADSGPSHIIMAAQSQSAAR is encoded by the exons ATGGGGGACGACCGACCTTTTGTGTGCAGCGCTCCCGGCTGTGGACAG AGGTTTACCAATGAGGACCACTTGgctgtacacaaacacaagcatgaGATGACACTGAAATTTGGACCGGCCAGGACCGACTCTGTTATTATTGCAG ACCAGACACCTACTCCCACCCGCTTCCTTAAGAACTGCGAGGAGGTCGGTCTGTTCAATGAGCTGGACAACTCCTTCGACCAAGACGACGAGGACAAGCGAGCAAAGAACGCC CTCCCTGCTCCCAGCTCCGGGGCCGTGGACATGAGCATGCAGACGGCATCGGACGTGAAGGTGAAAGAAGAGGAACCCGTAGAGGTGGACTCCTCGCCACCAAGCAGCCCCGACTCTTACTCCGGAGATTCGGAGAACTACTACGAGCCTCTGGTCCGAGGGAAG GACACGCCGCCCAGAATTTCAGGCCCAACCCCGACTATCGTGCGTCCAGGTTCCCTGCCACTACACTTGGGCTTTGATGCGCTTCAGCCCACCATGCCGTCACCCACCTCTGTCATCACACAGGCACCACCTTCCAATCGAAATCTGGG TTCTCCAACCAGCCACTACCCCATGATGATGCTTCCGTCTGGTCAGGCAGTGCCTGTGCTACCTGGTCCAATACAGATACCCTCTGTCATTAAC CTGGCGAGAACCATGAGCATGGTACCCAACATTCCTGGAATCCCCGGTCCTCCTctgggaggcagcagcagcggctccaACTCCCCTTCTGGCTACAGCATCCACTCAGAGGCCAAGATG CGTTTGAAAGCTGCCCTGTCCCAGCAGAGCCCGTCAGGATACAGCATGGGGATGATGGCCATGGGCGGCAGCCCCATGGTACCTCAGAGGGCAGAGCAGAGCCAGCTGCTGGTCCAACATCCTGATGCTCCGTCACCGGCTCAACCTCAG GTATCTCCAGCACAGCCCACAggtgggcggcggcggcggactgCAGAAGATGACCCAGATGAACGGAGGCAGCGGTTCCTCGAGAGGAATCGGGCCGCCGCGTCGCGCTGCAGACAGAAACGCAAACAGTGGGTCAGCTCTCTGGAGAGGAAGGCCGAGGAGCTGTGCACGCTGAACGTCTCGCTGTCG AATGAAGTGTCTCTGTTGCGGAACGAGGTGGCTCATTTAAAGCAGCTGCTGCTAGCCCACAAGGACTGTCCTGTGACCACCCTGCAGAAGAGGACTGCCTACCTAG ctgtaGAAGAGAGCATGAAAGACAACTCAGAGCCCACCGGGTCCCCCGCCCCGGTGATCCAGCACAGCTCCTTGGCACACAGCCCCTCTGCAGGGCACAACGGCCTGAGCTCAAGGGCAGCAGCTGAGGCCATGGCTATGTCCGTGCTGGCAGGAATGGGCCAGCAGCAGAGGGCCGATAGCGGACCCTCTCACATTATCATGGCTGCACAGTCTCAATCTGCTGCCAGATGA
- the atf7a gene encoding cyclic AMP-dependent transcription factor ATF-7a isoform X6, giving the protein MGDDRPFVCSAPGCGQRFTNEDHLAVHKHKHEMTLKFGPARTDSVIIADQTPTPTRFLKNCEEVGLFNELDNSFDQDDEDKRAKNALPAPSSGAVDMSMQTASDVKVKEEEPVEVDSSPPSSPDSYSGDSENYYEPLVRGKDTPPRISGPTPTIVRPGSLPLHLGFDALQPTMPSPTSVITQAPPSNRNLGSPTSHYPMMMLPSGQAVPVLPGPIQIPSVINLARTMSMVPNIPGIPGPPLGGSSSGSNSPSGYSIHSEAKMSPSGYSMGMMAMGGSPMVPQRAEQSQLLVQHPDAPSPAQPQVSPAQPTGGRRRRTAEDDPDERRQRFLERNRAAASRCRQKRKQWVSSLERKAEELCTLNVSLSNEVSLLRNEVAHLKQLLLAHKDCPVTTLQKRTAYLAVEESMKDNSEPTGSPAPVIQHSSLAHSPSAGHNGLSSRAAAEAMAMSVLAGMGQQQRADSGPSHIIMAAQSQSAAR; this is encoded by the exons ATGGGGGACGACCGACCTTTTGTGTGCAGCGCTCCCGGCTGTGGACAG AGGTTTACCAATGAGGACCACTTGgctgtacacaaacacaagcatgaGATGACACTGAAATTTGGACCGGCCAGGACCGACTCTGTTATTATTGCAG ACCAGACACCTACTCCCACCCGCTTCCTTAAGAACTGCGAGGAGGTCGGTCTGTTCAATGAGCTGGACAACTCCTTCGACCAAGACGACGAGGACAAGCGAGCAAAGAACGCC CTCCCTGCTCCCAGCTCCGGGGCCGTGGACATGAGCATGCAGACGGCATCGGACGTGAAGGTGAAAGAAGAGGAACCCGTAGAGGTGGACTCCTCGCCACCAAGCAGCCCCGACTCTTACTCCGGAGATTCGGAGAACTACTACGAGCCTCTGGTCCGAGGGAAG GACACGCCGCCCAGAATTTCAGGCCCAACCCCGACTATCGTGCGTCCAGGTTCCCTGCCACTACACTTGGGCTTTGATGCGCTTCAGCCCACCATGCCGTCACCCACCTCTGTCATCACACAGGCACCACCTTCCAATCGAAATCTGGG TTCTCCAACCAGCCACTACCCCATGATGATGCTTCCGTCTGGTCAGGCAGTGCCTGTGCTACCTGGTCCAATACAGATACCCTCTGTCATTAAC CTGGCGAGAACCATGAGCATGGTACCCAACATTCCTGGAATCCCCGGTCCTCCTctgggaggcagcagcagcggctccaACTCCCCTTCTGGCTACAGCATCCACTCAGAGGCCAAGATG AGCCCGTCAGGATACAGCATGGGGATGATGGCCATGGGCGGCAGCCCCATGGTACCTCAGAGGGCAGAGCAGAGCCAGCTGCTGGTCCAACATCCTGATGCTCCGTCACCGGCTCAACCTCAG GTATCTCCAGCACAGCCCACAggtgggcggcggcggcggactgCAGAAGATGACCCAGATGAACGGAGGCAGCGGTTCCTCGAGAGGAATCGGGCCGCCGCGTCGCGCTGCAGACAGAAACGCAAACAGTGGGTCAGCTCTCTGGAGAGGAAGGCCGAGGAGCTGTGCACGCTGAACGTCTCGCTGTCG AATGAAGTGTCTCTGTTGCGGAACGAGGTGGCTCATTTAAAGCAGCTGCTGCTAGCCCACAAGGACTGTCCTGTGACCACCCTGCAGAAGAGGACTGCCTACCTAG ctgtaGAAGAGAGCATGAAAGACAACTCAGAGCCCACCGGGTCCCCCGCCCCGGTGATCCAGCACAGCTCCTTGGCACACAGCCCCTCTGCAGGGCACAACGGCCTGAGCTCAAGGGCAGCAGCTGAGGCCATGGCTATGTCCGTGCTGGCAGGAATGGGCCAGCAGCAGAGGGCCGATAGCGGACCCTCTCACATTATCATGGCTGCACAGTCTCAATCTGCTGCCAGATGA
- the atf7a gene encoding cyclic AMP-dependent transcription factor ATF-7a isoform X1 codes for MPPWMKRRKIEHGMSGRNQTALRYRPPDLHRERTGAFSLQTRRMPLPLVKGIERRDTTLHCKLFARMGDDRPFVCSAPGCGQRFTNEDHLAVHKHKHEMTLKFGPARTDSVIIADQTPTPTRFLKNCEEVGLFNELDNSFDQDDEDKRAKNALPAPSSGAVDMSMQTASDVKVKEEEPVEVDSSPPSSPDSYSGDSENYYEPLVRGKDTPPRISGPTPTIVRPGSLPLHLGFDALQPTMPSPTSVITQAPPSNRNLGSPTSHYPMMMLPSGQAVPVLPGPIQIPSVINLARTMSMVPNIPGIPGPPLGGSSSGSNSPSGYSIHSEAKMRLKAALSQQSPSGYSMGMMAMGGSPMVPQRAEQSQLLVQHPDAPSPAQPQVSPAQPTGGRRRRTAEDDPDERRQRFLERNRAAASRCRQKRKQWVSSLERKAEELCTLNVSLSNEVSLLRNEVAHLKQLLLAHKDCPVTTLQKRTAYLAVEESMKDNSEPTGSPAPVIQHSSLAHSPSAGHNGLSSRAAAEAMAMSVLAGMGQQQRADSGPSHIIMAAQSQSAAR; via the exons ATGCCACCTTGGATGAAAAGACGCAAAATAG AGCACGGGATGTCTGGAAGAAATCAGACAGCTCTTCGTTATCGGCCACCTGATCTGCACAGAGAGCGAACGGGGGCCTTTTCCCTGCAGACCCGACGCATGCCCCTTCCCTTGGTGAAAGGCATCGAACGGAGAGACACAACG TTACACTGCAAGCTCTTTGCAAGAATGGGGGACGACCGACCTTTTGTGTGCAGCGCTCCCGGCTGTGGACAG AGGTTTACCAATGAGGACCACTTGgctgtacacaaacacaagcatgaGATGACACTGAAATTTGGACCGGCCAGGACCGACTCTGTTATTATTGCAG ACCAGACACCTACTCCCACCCGCTTCCTTAAGAACTGCGAGGAGGTCGGTCTGTTCAATGAGCTGGACAACTCCTTCGACCAAGACGACGAGGACAAGCGAGCAAAGAACGCC CTCCCTGCTCCCAGCTCCGGGGCCGTGGACATGAGCATGCAGACGGCATCGGACGTGAAGGTGAAAGAAGAGGAACCCGTAGAGGTGGACTCCTCGCCACCAAGCAGCCCCGACTCTTACTCCGGAGATTCGGAGAACTACTACGAGCCTCTGGTCCGAGGGAAG GACACGCCGCCCAGAATTTCAGGCCCAACCCCGACTATCGTGCGTCCAGGTTCCCTGCCACTACACTTGGGCTTTGATGCGCTTCAGCCCACCATGCCGTCACCCACCTCTGTCATCACACAGGCACCACCTTCCAATCGAAATCTGGG TTCTCCAACCAGCCACTACCCCATGATGATGCTTCCGTCTGGTCAGGCAGTGCCTGTGCTACCTGGTCCAATACAGATACCCTCTGTCATTAAC CTGGCGAGAACCATGAGCATGGTACCCAACATTCCTGGAATCCCCGGTCCTCCTctgggaggcagcagcagcggctccaACTCCCCTTCTGGCTACAGCATCCACTCAGAGGCCAAGATG CGTTTGAAAGCTGCCCTGTCCCAGCAGAGCCCGTCAGGATACAGCATGGGGATGATGGCCATGGGCGGCAGCCCCATGGTACCTCAGAGGGCAGAGCAGAGCCAGCTGCTGGTCCAACATCCTGATGCTCCGTCACCGGCTCAACCTCAG GTATCTCCAGCACAGCCCACAggtgggcggcggcggcggactgCAGAAGATGACCCAGATGAACGGAGGCAGCGGTTCCTCGAGAGGAATCGGGCCGCCGCGTCGCGCTGCAGACAGAAACGCAAACAGTGGGTCAGCTCTCTGGAGAGGAAGGCCGAGGAGCTGTGCACGCTGAACGTCTCGCTGTCG AATGAAGTGTCTCTGTTGCGGAACGAGGTGGCTCATTTAAAGCAGCTGCTGCTAGCCCACAAGGACTGTCCTGTGACCACCCTGCAGAAGAGGACTGCCTACCTAG ctgtaGAAGAGAGCATGAAAGACAACTCAGAGCCCACCGGGTCCCCCGCCCCGGTGATCCAGCACAGCTCCTTGGCACACAGCCCCTCTGCAGGGCACAACGGCCTGAGCTCAAGGGCAGCAGCTGAGGCCATGGCTATGTCCGTGCTGGCAGGAATGGGCCAGCAGCAGAGGGCCGATAGCGGACCCTCTCACATTATCATGGCTGCACAGTCTCAATCTGCTGCCAGATGA
- the atf7a gene encoding cyclic AMP-dependent transcription factor ATF-7a isoform X4 has protein sequence MFSSSPFPQLHCKLFARMGDDRPFVCSAPGCGQRFTNEDHLAVHKHKHEMTLKFGPARTDSVIIADQTPTPTRFLKNCEEVGLFNELDNSFDQDDEDKRAKNALPAPSSGAVDMSMQTASDVKVKEEEPVEVDSSPPSSPDSYSGDSENYYEPLVRGKDTPPRISGPTPTIVRPGSLPLHLGFDALQPTMPSPTSVITQAPPSNRNLGSPTSHYPMMMLPSGQAVPVLPGPIQIPSVINLARTMSMVPNIPGIPGPPLGGSSSGSNSPSGYSIHSEAKMRLKAALSQQSPSGYSMGMMAMGGSPMVPQRAEQSQLLVQHPDAPSPAQPQVSPAQPTGGRRRRTAEDDPDERRQRFLERNRAAASRCRQKRKQWVSSLERKAEELCTLNVSLSNEVSLLRNEVAHLKQLLLAHKDCPVTTLQKRTAYLAVEESMKDNSEPTGSPAPVIQHSSLAHSPSAGHNGLSSRAAAEAMAMSVLAGMGQQQRADSGPSHIIMAAQSQSAAR, from the exons atgttctcctcttctcccttccCGCAGTTACACTGCAAGCTCTTTGCAAGAATGGGGGACGACCGACCTTTTGTGTGCAGCGCTCCCGGCTGTGGACAG AGGTTTACCAATGAGGACCACTTGgctgtacacaaacacaagcatgaGATGACACTGAAATTTGGACCGGCCAGGACCGACTCTGTTATTATTGCAG ACCAGACACCTACTCCCACCCGCTTCCTTAAGAACTGCGAGGAGGTCGGTCTGTTCAATGAGCTGGACAACTCCTTCGACCAAGACGACGAGGACAAGCGAGCAAAGAACGCC CTCCCTGCTCCCAGCTCCGGGGCCGTGGACATGAGCATGCAGACGGCATCGGACGTGAAGGTGAAAGAAGAGGAACCCGTAGAGGTGGACTCCTCGCCACCAAGCAGCCCCGACTCTTACTCCGGAGATTCGGAGAACTACTACGAGCCTCTGGTCCGAGGGAAG GACACGCCGCCCAGAATTTCAGGCCCAACCCCGACTATCGTGCGTCCAGGTTCCCTGCCACTACACTTGGGCTTTGATGCGCTTCAGCCCACCATGCCGTCACCCACCTCTGTCATCACACAGGCACCACCTTCCAATCGAAATCTGGG TTCTCCAACCAGCCACTACCCCATGATGATGCTTCCGTCTGGTCAGGCAGTGCCTGTGCTACCTGGTCCAATACAGATACCCTCTGTCATTAAC CTGGCGAGAACCATGAGCATGGTACCCAACATTCCTGGAATCCCCGGTCCTCCTctgggaggcagcagcagcggctccaACTCCCCTTCTGGCTACAGCATCCACTCAGAGGCCAAGATG CGTTTGAAAGCTGCCCTGTCCCAGCAGAGCCCGTCAGGATACAGCATGGGGATGATGGCCATGGGCGGCAGCCCCATGGTACCTCAGAGGGCAGAGCAGAGCCAGCTGCTGGTCCAACATCCTGATGCTCCGTCACCGGCTCAACCTCAG GTATCTCCAGCACAGCCCACAggtgggcggcggcggcggactgCAGAAGATGACCCAGATGAACGGAGGCAGCGGTTCCTCGAGAGGAATCGGGCCGCCGCGTCGCGCTGCAGACAGAAACGCAAACAGTGGGTCAGCTCTCTGGAGAGGAAGGCCGAGGAGCTGTGCACGCTGAACGTCTCGCTGTCG AATGAAGTGTCTCTGTTGCGGAACGAGGTGGCTCATTTAAAGCAGCTGCTGCTAGCCCACAAGGACTGTCCTGTGACCACCCTGCAGAAGAGGACTGCCTACCTAG ctgtaGAAGAGAGCATGAAAGACAACTCAGAGCCCACCGGGTCCCCCGCCCCGGTGATCCAGCACAGCTCCTTGGCACACAGCCCCTCTGCAGGGCACAACGGCCTGAGCTCAAGGGCAGCAGCTGAGGCCATGGCTATGTCCGTGCTGGCAGGAATGGGCCAGCAGCAGAGGGCCGATAGCGGACCCTCTCACATTATCATGGCTGCACAGTCTCAATCTGCTGCCAGATGA
- the atf7a gene encoding cyclic AMP-dependent transcription factor ATF-7a isoform X2, with product MPPWMKRRKIEHGMSGRNQTALRYRPPDLHRERTGAFSLQTRRMPLPLVKGIERRDTTLHCKLFARMGDDRPFVCSAPGCGQRFTNEDHLAVHKHKHEMTLKFGPARTDSVIIADQTPTPTRFLKNCEEVGLFNELDNSFDQDDEDKRAKNALPAPSSGAVDMSMQTASDVKVKEEEPVEVDSSPPSSPDSYSGDSENYYEPLVRGKDTPPRISGPTPTIVRPGSLPLHLGFDALQPTMPSPTSVITQAPPSNRNLGSPTSHYPMMMLPSGQAVPVLPGPIQIPSVINLARTMSMVPNIPGIPGPPLGGSSSGSNSPSGYSIHSEAKMSPSGYSMGMMAMGGSPMVPQRAEQSQLLVQHPDAPSPAQPQVSPAQPTGGRRRRTAEDDPDERRQRFLERNRAAASRCRQKRKQWVSSLERKAEELCTLNVSLSNEVSLLRNEVAHLKQLLLAHKDCPVTTLQKRTAYLAVEESMKDNSEPTGSPAPVIQHSSLAHSPSAGHNGLSSRAAAEAMAMSVLAGMGQQQRADSGPSHIIMAAQSQSAAR from the exons ATGCCACCTTGGATGAAAAGACGCAAAATAG AGCACGGGATGTCTGGAAGAAATCAGACAGCTCTTCGTTATCGGCCACCTGATCTGCACAGAGAGCGAACGGGGGCCTTTTCCCTGCAGACCCGACGCATGCCCCTTCCCTTGGTGAAAGGCATCGAACGGAGAGACACAACG TTACACTGCAAGCTCTTTGCAAGAATGGGGGACGACCGACCTTTTGTGTGCAGCGCTCCCGGCTGTGGACAG AGGTTTACCAATGAGGACCACTTGgctgtacacaaacacaagcatgaGATGACACTGAAATTTGGACCGGCCAGGACCGACTCTGTTATTATTGCAG ACCAGACACCTACTCCCACCCGCTTCCTTAAGAACTGCGAGGAGGTCGGTCTGTTCAATGAGCTGGACAACTCCTTCGACCAAGACGACGAGGACAAGCGAGCAAAGAACGCC CTCCCTGCTCCCAGCTCCGGGGCCGTGGACATGAGCATGCAGACGGCATCGGACGTGAAGGTGAAAGAAGAGGAACCCGTAGAGGTGGACTCCTCGCCACCAAGCAGCCCCGACTCTTACTCCGGAGATTCGGAGAACTACTACGAGCCTCTGGTCCGAGGGAAG GACACGCCGCCCAGAATTTCAGGCCCAACCCCGACTATCGTGCGTCCAGGTTCCCTGCCACTACACTTGGGCTTTGATGCGCTTCAGCCCACCATGCCGTCACCCACCTCTGTCATCACACAGGCACCACCTTCCAATCGAAATCTGGG TTCTCCAACCAGCCACTACCCCATGATGATGCTTCCGTCTGGTCAGGCAGTGCCTGTGCTACCTGGTCCAATACAGATACCCTCTGTCATTAAC CTGGCGAGAACCATGAGCATGGTACCCAACATTCCTGGAATCCCCGGTCCTCCTctgggaggcagcagcagcggctccaACTCCCCTTCTGGCTACAGCATCCACTCAGAGGCCAAGATG AGCCCGTCAGGATACAGCATGGGGATGATGGCCATGGGCGGCAGCCCCATGGTACCTCAGAGGGCAGAGCAGAGCCAGCTGCTGGTCCAACATCCTGATGCTCCGTCACCGGCTCAACCTCAG GTATCTCCAGCACAGCCCACAggtgggcggcggcggcggactgCAGAAGATGACCCAGATGAACGGAGGCAGCGGTTCCTCGAGAGGAATCGGGCCGCCGCGTCGCGCTGCAGACAGAAACGCAAACAGTGGGTCAGCTCTCTGGAGAGGAAGGCCGAGGAGCTGTGCACGCTGAACGTCTCGCTGTCG AATGAAGTGTCTCTGTTGCGGAACGAGGTGGCTCATTTAAAGCAGCTGCTGCTAGCCCACAAGGACTGTCCTGTGACCACCCTGCAGAAGAGGACTGCCTACCTAG ctgtaGAAGAGAGCATGAAAGACAACTCAGAGCCCACCGGGTCCCCCGCCCCGGTGATCCAGCACAGCTCCTTGGCACACAGCCCCTCTGCAGGGCACAACGGCCTGAGCTCAAGGGCAGCAGCTGAGGCCATGGCTATGTCCGTGCTGGCAGGAATGGGCCAGCAGCAGAGGGCCGATAGCGGACCCTCTCACATTATCATGGCTGCACAGTCTCAATCTGCTGCCAGATGA